Proteins found in one Panthera tigris isolate Pti1 chromosome B3, P.tigris_Pti1_mat1.1, whole genome shotgun sequence genomic segment:
- the PPCDC gene encoding phosphopantothenoylcysteine decarboxylase isoform X4 has product MWKCRSDPVLHIDLRRWADLMLVAPLDANTLGKVASGICDNLLTCVIRAWDCRKPLLFCPAMNTAMWEHPVTAQQVGLLKAFGYVEIPCVVKKLVCGDEGLGAMAEVGTIVDKVKEVLFCRGSSQQS; this is encoded by the exons aTGTGGAAGTGCCGATCCGACCCCGTTCTTCACATTGACCTGCGGAGGTGGGCAGATCTCATGCTGGTGGCTCCTCTTGATGCCAACACCCTGGGGAAGGTGGCCAGTGGTATATGTGACAACTTGCTT ACCTGTGTCATCCGGGCCTGGGACTGCCGAAAGCCCCTGCTCTTCTGCCCAGCGATGAACACCGCCATGTGGGAGCATCCTGTCACCGCGCAGCAGGTGGGCCTGCTCAAGGCCTTCGGCTATGTGGAGATTCCTTGTGTGGTCAAGAAGTTGGTGTGTGGAGATGAAG GTCTAGGGGCCATGGCTGAGGTGGGCACCATTGTGGACAAGGTGAAAGAAGTCCTCTTCTGTCGTGGCAGCTCTCAGCAGAGCTGA